Proteins from a genomic interval of Neodiprion lecontei isolate iyNeoLeco1 chromosome 2, iyNeoLeco1.1, whole genome shotgun sequence:
- the LOC107224285 gene encoding organic cation transporter protein, which yields MGHDNDIEELMLHMGDFGRYQAWQFFLHVISALTAGIHMMSLVMVAAVPDHRCAIPGIDTENFTAPWNSTEVLEAIPKKSDGVLHNCLIFEPGRNLTVECDSWVYDRTYYQSSRAIEWDLVCSQRWMGALSQCAYMLGVFAGAVCLGTMADKYGRKIIFYVSAVAQLVFGVTVALIPEYYTFLVVRFLYGIFGSAGAYITGFVLTMEIVGPSKRTICGVAFQAIFALGVMLVAAWGSLIKDRMWLQIVYGLHSVLLIGHWWLIDESPRWLWAQGRVKEAVAIIERGLRMNGNNMDIDVARYVSRAKASQRTKEERECGVLDLFRTPNLRKKSLNICLNWFANSIAYYGLSLSTGNLLGNPFLMLFLSGLVEIPSYVMIVNLMDRTGRRSLVSTLMILGGVCSIVAPYIPRDVNGGVFVVVVGMLGKFLIAGSFAITYNYSAELFPTVLRNTALGVGSMSARVSGAMTPMIILLDSLDPRVPSVIFGCLVLVSGFLALYLPETLDQPMPQTLEDGETFGVGDTCFTTCFGSRSRDKTTYDVALQDSDHKESSKDNAA from the coding sequence ATGGGGCACGACAATGACATTGAGGAGCTGATGTTGCACATGGGAGACTTCGGCCGATACCAAGCATGGCAGTTCTTCCTCCACGTGATCTCCGCACTGACCGCCGGCATACACATGATGAGCCTCGTGATGGTGGCCGCGGTACCCGATCATCGCTGCGCGATACCCGGCATCGACACCGAGAACTTTACCGCCCCTTGGAACAGCACTGAGGTACTCGAGGCCATCCCGAAGAAGTCCGATGGTGTCCTCCACAACTGCCTGATCTTCGAACCTGGCAGAAACCTCACCGTAGAGTGCGACTCCTGGGTCTACGACAGGACCTACTACCAGTCCTCGCGAGCCATTGAGTGGGACCTTGTCTGCTCCCAGCGATGGATGGGAGCTCTGTCCCAGTGCGCGTACATGCTCGGCGTCTTCGCCGGGGCTGTATGCCTCGGCACAATGGCCGACAAGTACGGCagaaagattattttttacgtatCGGCGGTCGCGCAACTCGTTTTCGGCGTGACGGTCGCCCTCATTCCAGAGTACTACACCTTCCTCGTTGTCAGGTTTCTCTACGGTATATTCGGGTCGGCCGGTGCCTACATAACCGGGTTCGTACTGACTATGGAGATCGTCGGTCCCTCGAAACGGACGATATGTGGCGTGGCTTTTCAGGCGATTTTTGCCCTAGGCGTCATGCTCGTCGCGGCCTGGGGATCCTTGATCAAGGACAGGATGTGGCTGCAAATCGTCTACGGTCTCCACAGCGTGCTTCTGATCGGGCACTGGTGGCTCATCGACGAGTCTCCGCGGTGGTTGTGGGCTCAAGGACGGGTGAAGGAGGCCGTCGCGATAATAGAGCGGGGGCTTCGGATGAACGGAAACAACATGGACATCGACGTGGCGCGCTACGTCTCCCGAGCGAAAGCCTCTCAGAGGACGAAGGAGGAGCGGGAGTGCGGAGTCCTGGACTTGTTCAGGACCCCGAACCTCCGCAAGAAGTCGCTCAACATATGTCTGAACTGGTTCGCCAACTCGATAGCTTACTACGGACTGTCCCTGAGCACCGGGAACCTTCTGGGGAACCCGTTCCTCATGCTGTTTCTCTCGGGTCTCGTCGAGATCCCGAGTTACGTGATGATCGTCAACCTGATGGACCGGACCGGACGGCGAAGTCTGGTCAGCACCTTGATGATCCTTGGTGGTGTTTGCTCGATAGTGGCACCGTACATCCCGCGGGACGTCAACGGCGGTGTGTTTGTCGTGGTCGTCGGGATGCTCGGGAAGTTCCTGATCGCCGGCTCCTTTGCCATCACCTACAACTATTCCGCGGAATTGTTTCCTACGGTCCTAAGGAACACGGCGCTCGGTGTCGGCTCAATGAGCGCTCGTGTGAGTGGCGCCATGACGCCGATGATCATACTTCTCGACAGCCTCGACCCTAGAGTACCGTCGGTCATCTTTGGCTGCCTCGTTCTCGTCTCCGGATTTCTGGCGCTCTATCTCCCGGAGACGCTGGACCAGCCGATGCCTCAGACTTTGGAGGATGGCGAGACCTTCGGGGTCGGCGACACATGCTTCACCACGTGTTTCGGCTCTCGTTCCCGGGACAAGACGACCTATGACGTTGCGCTTCAGGATTCGGATCACAAGGAGAGCAGCAAGGACAACGCTGCCTAA